A genomic window from Verrucomicrobiota bacterium includes:
- a CDS encoding tetratricopeptide repeat protein, producing the protein MNCLVTWVASAARRLQFIATSLRPHATYATRLPLVTLLPLALAACATTPKQTSAERHAAAKAAFDTTTKEFHLPSAESRGAERQRLLTEAARGYERVLSRYKDQPFWCAQALRSLANVRATQGRTADAVRLYGDVANKYPDQSWEVLQSWRSAADVLWEAGNREQARVYYRLLIERFDTPDAAQVVRTIVRGAKARLSE; encoded by the coding sequence ATGAATTGCCTGGTGACATGGGTTGCGTCCGCTGCACGCCGGTTGCAGTTCATCGCAACGAGCCTTCGTCCCCATGCAACTTATGCAACCAGGTTACCCCTTGTAACCCTTCTGCCGCTCGCCCTCGCCGCCTGCGCCACCACGCCGAAACAAACCTCCGCAGAGCGACACGCCGCGGCGAAGGCTGCGTTCGACACGACCACGAAGGAATTTCATCTGCCGTCCGCCGAGTCGCGCGGGGCGGAGCGGCAGCGGTTGCTCACGGAAGCCGCGCGCGGTTACGAGCGGGTATTGTCGCGCTACAAAGACCAGCCGTTCTGGTGCGCGCAGGCGTTGCGCAGTCTCGCGAACGTTCGCGCCACGCAGGGCCGCACCGCCGACGCCGTGCGTCTATACGGCGACGTGGCGAACAAGTATCCGGACCAGTCGTGGGAAGTGCTGCAGTCGTGGCGGTCGGCGGCGGATGTGCTTTGGGAGGCAGGAAACCGGGAGCAGGCACGCGTGTATTACCGTCTGCTCATTGAACGTTTCGACACCCCGGATGCGGCACAGGTCGTGAGGACCATCGTCCGCGGCGCGAAGGCGCGGTTGTCGGAGTGA